Proteins found in one Gigantopelta aegis isolate Gae_Host chromosome 12, Gae_host_genome, whole genome shotgun sequence genomic segment:
- the LOC121385764 gene encoding conodipine-P3-like → MLRAVLCILIVWLAVVVPEVAGDTCKRYIVNGCSIPGDLPFVYKDRFTAACNRHDVCYYCGKSRGVSRGTCDLDFFFNMMKTCRWHTFYCQSTAKVYYLAVRAGGSNGYNKPAQWWCGQSWVSGCMK, encoded by the exons ATGTTGAGAGCAGTGCTGTGTATTCTGATCGTCTGGCTGGCTGTAGTTGTACCGGAAGTAGCCGGTGATACGTGCAAGCGCTACATAGTAAACGGATGTAGCATCCCCGGTGATCTCCCCTTTGTCTACAAGGATCGATTCACGGCCGCTTGTAACAGACACGACGTGTGTTACTATTGT GGCAAGTCTAGAGGTGTGAGTCGGGGCACCTGCGATCTTGACTTCTTCTTCAACATGATGAAAACGTGTCGTTGGCACACTTTCTACTGTCAATCGACTGCCAAAGTGTATTACCTCGCCGTCAGGGCCGGAGGGTCGAACGGATACAATAAGCCGGCGCAATGGTGGTGCGGCCAGAGCTGGGTTTCCGGTTGCATGAAATAG